The following proteins are encoded in a genomic region of Neomonachus schauinslandi chromosome 7, ASM220157v2, whole genome shotgun sequence:
- the MTRR gene encoding methionine synthase reductase, giving the protein MRRFLLLYATQKGQAKAIAEEICEKAFAHGFSADLHCISESDKYDLKTETAPLVVVVSTTGTGDPPDTARKFVKAIQDKALPADFFAHLHYGLLGLGDSEYTYFCNGGKIIDKRLQELGAQHFYDTGHADDCVGLELVVEPWIDGLWAALTKHFMASRGKEETNGALKMASNASQRMDPVKPELLHIESQVELLRLDDPGRKDSEVREQNTVNGNQSSAPPAESESSLTHSIPPLSQASLNIPALPPEYLQVHLQESLGQEESQASVTSVDPIFQVPISKAVQLTTDDAIKTTLLVELDISKTDFSYQPGDAFNVICPNSDSEVQNLLQRLQLTDRREHCVLLKIKADTKKKGAALPQHIPEGCSLQFILTWCLEIRAVPKKALLRALSDYTSDGPEKRRLQELCSRQGAADYNRLVRDAHASLFDLLLAFPSCQPPLRLLLEHLPKLQPRPYSCASSNLTHPGKLHFIFNIVEFVSNTTMEVLRKGVCTGWLATVAASVLHPYPRVSRAEGGKAPAPEISISPRTTNFFHLPSDPSAPIIMVGPGTGIAPFIGFLQHREKLQEQHPDGHFGAMWLFFGCRHKDRDYLFREELRHFHQRGILTHLKVSFSRDAPVGEEEAPVKYVQDNIRLHSEQVARLLLHERGCIYVCGDAKNMAKDVNDTLVEIISKEAGVEKLEAMKTLATLKEEKRYLQDIWS; this is encoded by the exons ATGAGGAGGTTTTTGTTACTCTATGCTACACAGAAAGGACAGGCAAAGGCCATAGCAGAAGAAATATGTGAAAAAGCATTTGCACATGGATTTTCTGCAGATCTTCACTGTATTAGCGAGTCAGATAAG TATGACCTGAAAACTGAAACCGCGCCTCTTGTTGTGGTTGTTTCCACCACTGGCACTGGAGACCCACCTGACACTGCGCGCAAGTTCGTGAAAGCAATACAGGACAAGGCTCTGCCAGCTGATTTCTTTGCTCACCTGCACTATGGATTACTGG GGCTCGGTGATTCAGAATACACATACTTCTGTAATGGCGGGAAGATCATTGATAAGCGACTTCAGGAGCTTGGTGCCCAGCATTTCTATGACACGGGACATGCGGATGACTGTGTGGG TTTAGAACTTGTGGTTGAGCCATGGATTGACGGACTCTGGGCTGCCCTCACGAAGCATTTTATGGCCAGTAGAGGAAAAGAGGAGACGAATGGGGCTCTCAAGATGGCATCTAATGCCTCCCAACGGATGGATCCTGTGAAACCAGAATTATTACACATTGAATCACAAGTTGAACTTCTGAGATTAGATGATCCGGGGAGAAAGGATTCTGAGGTGCGGGAACAGAATACAGTGAACGGAAATCAGTCAAGTGCTCCACCAGCAGAATCTGAGTCCTCACTTACCCACTCGATACCCCCACTTTCACAAGCCTCTCTGAATATTCCCGCCTTACCACCAGAATATTTGCAGGTGCATCTGCAGGAGTCTCTCGGGCAG GAGGAAAGCCAAGCATCTGTGACTTCAGTGGATCCAATTTTTCAAGTTCCAATTTCAAAGGCAGTTCAACTGACTACAGATGACGCCATAAAAACCACTCTTTTGGTGGAATTGGACATTTCA AAAACAGATTTTTCCTATCAGCCTGGAGATGCCTTCAATGTGATCTGTCCCAACAGTGATTCTGAGGTACAAAACCTTCTCCAAAGACTGCAGCTCACGGACAGAAGAGAGCACTGTGTCCTCTTAAAAATTAAGGcagacacaaaaaagaaag GAGCAGCCTTACCCCAGCATATACCTGAGGGATGTTCTCTCCAATTCATTCTGACCTGGTGCCTTGAAATACGAGCAGTTCCTAAAAAG GCGTTGTTGCGAGCCCTCTCGGACTACACCAGCGACGGGCCTGAGAAGCGAAGGCTGCAGGAGCTGTGCAGCCGCCAGGGCGCGGCCGATTACAATCGTCTCGTGCGAGATGCGCACGCCAGCCTGTTCGACCTGCTCCTTGCTTTCCCGTCCTGCCAGCCGCCGCTTCGTCTCCTGCTCG aacatcTTCCTAAGCTCCAGCCGAGACCATATTCATGTGCAAG CTCAAACCTGACTCACCCAGGGaagcttcatttcatttttaacattgtGGAGTTTGTGTCGAACACCACAATGGAAGTTCTGCGGAAGGGCGTATGCACAGGCTGGCTGGCCACGGTGGCCGCGTCCGTTCTTCATCCATACCCGCGAGTGTCCCGTGCAGAAGGTGGGAAAGCCCCGGCTCCGGAG ATATCCATCTCTCCTCGAACAACCAATTTTTTCCACTTACCGAGTGACCCCTCAGCCCCCATCATAATGGTGGGTCCGGGAACTGGCATAGCGCCCTTCATTGGTTTCCTGCAACACAG AGAGAAACTCCAAGAACAACATCCAGATGGACACTTTGGAGCAATGTGGTTGTTTTTTGGCTGCCGACATAAGGATCGGGATTATTTATTCAG AGAGGAGCTCAGACATTTCCACCAGCGTGGAATCCTGACTCACTTGAAGGTTTCCTTCTCAAGAGATGCTCCTGTTGGAGAGGAGGAAGCCCCAGTGAAGTACGTGCAAGACAACATCCGGCTTCACAGCGAGCAGGTGGCAAGGCTCCTTCTTCATGAGCGTGGCTGTATTTACGTCTGTGG
- the FASTKD3 gene encoding FAST kinase domain-containing protein 3, mitochondrial isoform X2, with translation MALITLRRNLCHLSDFRIHGALAALKNHPVIHVHKVSEEHLCPWFCSPQSEPFRVRFHHGCCKKFHSENGNDFHPVGEPVFSQAHDWDRPEQNLKSVDEQMFYRRLNSFTSSEEVLSFISTLQTMPATLAAGALQRICEVEKKDGNQKLPKEILKNSVFQALCIQCEQESSGLPDAVLVTALQALTLLQVDPHSSLLLNLVTECHCRLKRGGLEVHSLCILGESLIKLQGPGCATLELIICQLKSEKLEEFTPEDIVALYRILQACTEKVDQHQAFLNKLNNFSLSVVYHLSPTLMSQVLSALAVLDQTQALPLVIKLGKYAVRHIPHFTNEELRKVLEAFICFGHNDRFFTKALERHVASACLTLDPEVVSKVMEYCSRKRMLSKPILDAVAETFVCQSEKFSPHQISELIEPFGKLNYLPPNASALFRKLENTLLTHFNYFPPKTLLKILHSCSLIECHPVNFMAKIFSPYFLQKLQGEELYLDRLSLAQLTQLFLTSVLECPFYKGQKLLPKYQVRSFLTPCSSLETPVDFQLYKSVKIGLIDLLGARLYFASKVLTPYCYTIDVEIKLDEEGLVLPYTVDEDVHKRSPITRSR, from the exons ATGGCTTTAATTACCTTGCGGAGGAACCTTTGCCATTTGTCTGATTTTCGGATCCACGGAGCTCTGGCTGCTTTGAAAAATCATCCTGTAATTCATGTTCACAAGGTTTCCGAGGAGCATCTGTGTCCGTGGTTCTGTTCACCACAGTCTGAGCCTTTCAGGGTCAGATTCCATCATGGCTGTTGTAAAAAGTTCCattcagaaaatggaaatgactTTCATCCCGTTGGTGAGCCGGTGTTCTCTCAAGCACATGATTGGGATAGGcctgaacaaaatcttaaaagtgtGGATGAACAGATGTTTTACAGGAGACTAAACAGCTTCACCTCATCAGAAGAAGTGTTAAGTTTTATAAGCACACTGCAAACTATGCCTGCTACTCTAGCAGCAGGAGCCTTACAGCGGATTtgtgaagtggaaaaaaaagatggtaatcAAAAGTTAccaaaagaaatactaaagaatagTGTCTTTCAAGCCTTATGCATTCAGTGTGAACAGGAATCCTCAGGTCTGCCAGACGCCGTTTTGGTGACTGCTTTGCAAGCCCTGACTCTGTTGCAGGTGGATCCCCACAGTAGCTTGTTACTGAACCTGGTGACAGAATGCCATTGTCGTCTCAAACGGGGTGGCCTGGAAGTTCACAGTCTTTGTATTCTTGGGGAAAGTCTGATTAAACTGCAAGGTCCAGGCTGTGCTACGCTAGAACTGATTATATGTCaactgaaaagtgaaaaattggAAGAATTTACTCCTGAGGATATTGTGGCCCTTTATAGGATACTGCAGGCTTGTACTGAAAAAGTGGACCAACACCAAGCATTTCTGAATAAGTTAAACAATTTCTCTCTGTCAGTAGTTTACCACTTGAGTCCTACATTGATGAGCCAAGTGCTCAGTGCCCTCGCGGTTCTTGATCAAACTCAGGCACTTCCTCTGGttataaaattgggaaaatacGCTGTGAGGCATATCCCTCATTTTACTAACGAAGAGCTCAGAAAAGTCTTAGAGGCTTTCATATGCTTTGGGCACAATGACAGATTTTTTACAAAAGCCCTAGAGCGACACGTAGCTTCAGCGTGTCTCACTTTGGATCCTGAGGTCGTCAGCAAGGTCATGGAGTACTGCAGTAGGAAACGGATGCTTTCAAAACCCATCCTCGATGCAGTGGCAGAAACCTTTGTTTGCCAGTCAGAAAAATTTTCGCCTCATCAGATTTCTGAGTTAATTGAACCATTTGGAAAACTCAATTATTTGCCCCCGAATGCCTCTGCTTTATTTAGAAAGCTAGAAAACACATTGCTCactcatttcaattattttccacCCAAAACACTACTGAAAATTCTCCATTCATGTTCACTAATTGAATGCCATCCGGTCAACTTCATGGCAAAAATATTCAGCCCCTATTTTCTTCAAAAGCTGCAGG gTGAAGAATTGTATTTGGACAGACTGAGCCTTGCACAGCTGACCCAACTGTTCTTAACCTCAGTCCTAGAATGCCCTTTCTATAAG GGTCAAAAACTTCTTCCTAAATATCAAGTGAGGTCATTTCTTACTCCGTGCTCTTCTCTGGAGACGCCTGTGGATTTTCAGCTTTACAAATCTGTGAAGATTGGACTGATTGACCTTTTGGGAGCAAGATTGTATTTTGCTTCAAAAGTGTTAACGCCCTATTGTTACACAATAG ATGTTGAAATTAAATTAGACGAAGAAGGATTAGTACTGCCATATACAGTTGACGAAGATGTGcataaaag